CCGGCCCGGCCGCTCGTCCGGCGCCTGGCCGCCCTGTTCGACGACCACCTCGCTTGGTGGCTCGGGGGAACGGCAATTCTCCTGGTCGCCGGGTGGCTGCTGCCGGTGATGACGGTCAAGACGATGGTCGTTTTCAGCGACCAGGTGTCGATTCTCGACGGCACCTTTCGCCTCCTCGACAGCGGCGACATCATGCTTTTCCTGATCGTCTTCGTCTTTACGATATTGTTCCCGGCGATCAAGCTGATCGTTGCCGCCACGGTGTTGCGCAAACTGGACCGCGCCTCCGGTCGGCTGCACCGTCTGCTCGGCTGGATCGAGGCGCTCGGCCGTTGGTCGATGCTCGACGTCTTCGTCGCCGCCCTCCTCGTCGTCGTGATCAAGTTGTCGATGGTTTCCGACGTGGTCATCCATTCGGGCCTGTACGTCTTCGCCGCCGCCGTCGTGCTCTCGATCGTCGTCGTCCGCCGTGTCGCCCGACGCGCGCGCACGGCGGCGATCGGTGCAGATGGCGGCGACCGCCAACCGCAAGTCTCGGGAGAACCGGAATGAAGATCGACGGCGGCTGTCACTGCGGCTACCTGACCTACCGGGCGGAAGTCGACCCCGGGGACGTCATCATTTGCCATTGCACCGACTGCCAAACCTTGTCGGGCACGGCGTTTCGAACCGTGGTGTTTGCTCCCGACAGCGATTTCGCCTTTGTCACCGGGGCGCCCAAGATTTACGTCAAGACGGCCGAAAGCGGGCGGCCCCGCGCCCAAGCCTTCTGCCCCGAATGCGGCACACCGATCTATTCGGCGGACCCCGGCGAGGGACCGAAACTGCTCGGCCTGCGTGCCGGCACGGTGCGCCAGCGCAACACCCTCCGCCCGGCCAAGCAGCTCTGGACCCGCTCGGCTCTCGACTGGATCGACGACGTGGCGGCGATCGAACGCGTCGAGCGTCAGTAGCCGATCCCCTTCCACGGCCGAGGCCCGAACCGAAGATCATGTCGGTGCCACGCTCGAGATCAGAGCGGCAGAGTTTCTTAAAACTCACTTGACATAACTATATATCTAGTTATATAGATTTCTGTTAGGAGGTCACCCATGAACGATCACCAGGCGGCGATTGGACTTTCGGCCCTCGGCAACGAGACACGCCTTCACCTGTTCCGGCTTCTGGTCAAGGCCGGGCCGGACGGCCTGACAGTCGGCCGTATCCAGCGGCACCTCGACGTGCCGGCCTCAACGCTGGCCCACCACATTGCCCGTCTGGCGCAGGCCGGATTGATCGAGCAGCGCAAGGACGGCCGTGAAGTCATTTGCACCGCCGGTTATCGGCAGATGACCGATCTTGTCGCCTACGTCATGCGCGAATGCTGCGAAGGACTGCCGATCGAACTCGGCAATATGCCCGGATCGGTCGAGATGGCGACGGCGGGCTGATTTTTTGCCCTTTAATTCGATTAAACTAAGGATGTAGATGTATGGCCGATTTTAGCGTTACAACGCGGGCTTCGGATGGGGGCCGGTCAGGCCTGACCCGTCTGGTCGACCCGGTCTGGGGCCTGACAGCGGCGATCGTCGTGCTCCTGCTTCTCGTCGACCGCGCTCAGGGCGTGGATTCGATTGCGTTCGTCCTCGGTGCCTTGATCGACATTCTACCGTTCCTGGCCGTTGCGATCGGCGCCGCCGCTTATGCCAAGGCGAGCGGGGCAGACGCGCTGATTGCTCGCGCCTTCCAGGGCCGGATCGCGTTGATGATCCTCGCCGCCGCGCTCATCGGCGCCCTGTCGCCATTCTGCTCATGCGGTGTCATCCCGCTCATTGCGGCGCTGCTGGCGATGGGCGTGCCGTTGGCCGCGGTGATGGCATTCTGGTTGTCGTCACCGATTATGGACCCGTCGATGTTCGTCCTCACCGCCGGCACCCTCGGCCTGCCCTTCGCGTTGGCGAAGACGGCGGCGGCCGTCGGACTCGGCCTGTTTGGTGGATTCGGAATCCTGGCCGGTCAACGCCTCGGCATGTTCGAAGCACCGCTTCGCGACGGGATCGCCGGCGACGGTTGCGCCGCGCGGCGTCTCACCACGCCCAGCGACGTCGCTTGGACCTTCTGGAACGCGGCCGATCGCCGCACCACCTTCGGCCGCGAGGCGCTGTCCAGCTTTCTGTTCCTCGCCAAGTGGCTGACAATCGCGTTCCTCCTCGAGAGCCTGATGATGGCCTATGTCCCGGCCGGCTGGATCGCCACCGCGGTCGGCGGCGACGGTGTCGGTCCGATCGTCATCGCCGCGCTCGTCGGCATACCGGCCTACCTCAACGGGTATGCGGCCTTGCCGCTGGTCGGCGGGCTGATCGAGTCCGGTATGTCGCCGGGCGCCGGTATGGCATTCCTGGTCGCTGGCGGCGTCAGCTCGATTCCCGCCGCCGTGGCCGTCTATGCGCTCGTCAAGGCCCCGGTATTCACCGCTTATCTCGGCTTCGCGCTTATCGGATCCATACTCGCCGGTGTCGTGTTCCTGGCGATTTGATCGGGCAAGATCTGGTCCGGTCGACCATGACCGCAGCGGAACGGCGTCAACTTCGGGCCCTCCCCTGTCCCCCCGACACCTCGCGCCAACGTTGCAGGGAAACGCCGAAACGACGACGTTTGTCTACGCCGGCAAGGGCCGACGCGCCATCTCACGCATACTCAGGACAGCTCCGCACGAGATCAAAGCGGCGGCGATCAGGTAATAGATCGGCGCGTAGGCATCGCCGGTGCGCTGGACCAGGTAGGTCGCTACCCAGGGCGTCGTGCCGCCGAAGATCCCGAGGCACAGGTTGTAGCCGATCCCGGCGCCGCTGCAGCGGACCTTGGCGGGCAAGAATTCGATCATCACCGGAATCGTCATCGCCCACCCCATGCCATTGATGACGGCGAGCGCGGTCTGCCCGAGAAGCACCATGCCAAGCGCCGGTTCATGCATCAGGGACCACATCGGCCAGGCCAGAATGACGGTGCCGATCTGAGCGATGAAGAGGACCGGCTTGCGGCCGATGAGATCGGAACAAAGGCCTGTAATCGGAATGAACAACGACAGCGCGACCAGACTGATCGTATTGATGTCCATCGCCTCGGCGGTGGTGAAATGCATCTGGTCGGTGAGGTAGGAGGCCGCGTAAACGAAGATGATGAAATATCCGACCGCGATCGGCAGGCACAGCCCGATGATGGTCAGGATTTCCCGCCAGTGGAAGCGGACGGCCTCGACAACCGGCGAGCGGGCAACATCCTCTGGCTTCGGCATCGCCGGCGATTCGCCGAGCCGGCGGCGCACGACGATACCAACGACCGCGATAACGCCGCCGAACAGGAATGGCAGCCGCCATCCCCAGTCGCCCATCACCGCATCGCCCAAGACAGTGCTCGTCAGCGACGCGACACCGGAGCCAAGAAGGCAGCCGGCAAGGTTGCCGAAGGCGATCCAACTGCCGATAAAACCGCGCCGTGCCGAGGGCGCCTTTTCGACCAGCAGCACCGCAGACGAGCTGTACTCGCCGGCGACCGAGATGCCTTGAGCAACGCGCAATAGGACAAGCAGAACAGCGGCGGCGACGCCGATCTGTGTATAGGTCGGCAGCAGGCCGATCAGAACCGTCGCGACCCCCATGATCGACATCGCCAAGATCATCGTTGGCTTGCGGCCCCTGCGGTCGCCGAGATGACCGTAAATGACGCTTCCGATGGGACGCGCCGCGTAGCCCGCTGCGAGCACGCCGAAGGCCGCGAGCAACGAGGCGACGGGATCGCTGGAGGGGAAGAATTCGCTACCAATGAAAACGGCCAAGAAGCCGTAGGCGGTGAAATCGTACCACTCCAGCACGTTGCCGATCGTGCACGCGAAAATCGTCCTCGGCGTCGCCTCGGTCGGCCTCGTATCGCTCCCGCCGGGCTCGTCGATCGCGTCTTTCATCATCGCCGACCCTCGTCCATTCCAGCGGCCGTCACGATGGGAGATCGGCCCGATTCGGAGATGTTTGGATCGGCGACAGAACTCACGCAAGCACGCTCCAGCCGATTGGACTCGGGCGGCGGCGCATCAAAGGCAACCCTGCGTGGTCGAATCTCGAAGCGAGAACGCGAGGCGCCGCTGACTAACGCGGCGCGATCACCATCACCATCTGGCGGCCTTCCATTTTCGGAAACTGCTCGACCTTGGCGATCTCGTCGAGGTCCTCGCGGACCCGGTCGAGGACGCGGGCGCCCAGATCCTGATGGGCCAGCTCGCGGCCACGGAAGCGCAATGTCACCTTGACCTTGTCGCCCTCGCCGAGGAACCGGACCATGTTCCGCATCTTGACCTCGTAGTCATGATCCTCGATCCCGGGGCGCATCTTGATCTCCTTGACGTCGATCGTCTTCTGCTTCTTGCGAGCTTCGTTCTTGCGCTTCTGGGTTTCGTATTTGAGCTTGCCAAGATCGAGAATCTTGCACACCGGCGGATCCGAATTGGGTGAAATCTCGACGAGGTCGAGCCCCGCCTCTTCTGCCATCTGTCGTCCCCGCGCGGCCGATACGAGACCGACATTTTCTCCGTTTTGGTCGATCAGCCGTATATCAGAGGCCGTGATCTGCTCGTTCGCCCGTGGTCCCTCCCGGACCGGCTGGGCGTTAATGGGTGGTCGTGCTATGTAGTTCCTCCTTCATTTCCGGCCCGCGGCCAAGCCCCCTTGCCAGGGACGCACGGCAACCCGCCCAAGGAATACCTCGCCTGGGCGGGTCCGGCGACCTTGGGTCAGGCCACGGGACTTCGAGCTTCTTCGCTAAGTGTAGTTACTGCCTCACCAAGGGCAAGGATTTCTTGCGCCTTGCCGCCGAGCCGCCGCAGCGCCACCGAGCGTTCCTTGGCCTCGCGGTTGCCGACGACAACGATCACCGGCACCTTGGCCAGGCTGTGCTCGCGCACCTTGTAATTGATCTTTTCGTTGCGCAGGTCGGTCTCGACGCGAAGCCCGGCCACGGCCATCTCGGCGGCGACATCGCGCGCGTAATCGTCGGCGTCACCGGTGATCGTCGCCACCACCGCCTGGACCGGCGCCAGCCACAGCGGGAACCGGCCGGCATAATGTTCGATAAGAACGCCGATGAAACGCTCGAACGAGCCGAGAATGGCCCGATGCAACATCACGGGCCGGTGCTTCTGGCCGTCCTCGGCGACATAGGTCGCGTCGAGGCGCTCCGGCAGCACGAAATCGACCTGCCAGGTCCCGCATTGCCATTCGCGGCCGATCGCATCGCGGAGCACGAAATCGAGCTTGGGGCCATAGAAGGCGCCGTCGCCCGGGTTGAGCTCCCATGTCATACCAGCCGCCTCGACCGCGTCCTTGAGCGCAGTCTCCGCCTTGTCCCAGGTCGCGTCGCTGCCCGCGCGCACCGGCGGCCGGTCGGCGAAGCGAATGATGACGTCATCGAACCCGAAATCGCGGTAGATACTCATCAGCAGGGTGCAGAATTTCTCGGTCTCGGCGGTGATCTGGTCCTCGGTGCAGAAGATATGCGCGTCGTCCTGGGTGAAGGCGCGCACCCGCATCAGGCCGTGCAGCGCGCCCGACGGCTCGTTGCGGTGGCATGAGCCGAACTCGGCCATCTTCAGCGGCAGGTCGCGATAGCTCTTGATGCCCTGCTTGAAGATTTGGACATGGCACGGGCAGTTCATCGGCTTGAGCGCGAGGATGTGTTCGTCATCGGCCTCGGTCGTAAACATGTTCTCGCGGAATTTCTCCCAGTGCCCGGAGGACTCCCAAAGCGCCCGATCGACCAGCTGCGGCGTCTTGACCTCGACATAGCCGGCCGCGTCGAGCCGGCGGCGCATATAGGCCTCGCAGGTCCGGTAGAGCGTCCACCCCTTGGGGTGCCAGAACACGCTGCCCGCCGCTTCCTCCTGCTGGTGGAACAGGTTCATCTCGCGGCCGAGCCGCCGGTGGTCGCGGCGCTCGGCCTCTTCCAATCGGTGCAAATAGGCGGCGAGTTGCTTGTCGTCGGCCCAGGCGGTGCCATAGATCCGCTGCAACATCTCGTTGCGCGAATCGCCGCGCCAATAGGCGCCGGCCACCTTCATCAACTTGAAGGCACGGCCCAGCTTGCCTGTCGACGGCAGATGCGGGCCGACACAGAGGTCGAGAAAATCGCCCTGGCGGTAGATGCTGATGGCTTCGTCCTCGGGCAGGTCGCGAATGATCTCCGCCTTGTAAAGCTCGTCCGCGCCCTCGAAATAGGCGATCGCGTCCTGACGCTTCCATATTTCGCGCGTGATCGTCTCGTCGCGCGCGACGATCTCACGCATGCGGGCCTCGATCGTTTCGAGGTCGTCGGGCGTGAACGGATCCGGCCGGGCAAAGTCGTAGTAGAACCCGTCCTCGATCGCCGGGCCGATGGTGACCTGGGTGTCGGGATAGAGCTCCTTGACCGCCTCGGCCATGACGTGGGCGGCGTCGTGGCGCAGCAGTTCGAGGGCGTCCGGGTCCTTGGCGGTGACGATCGATACGTGGGCGTCGCGGTCGATCACTGCGGCGAGGTCCCGCATCACGCCATCGACGCGCACGGCCATCGCCGCCTTGGCCAGGCCGGGTCCGATGTCGGCCGCCACTTCCGCGCCGCTCGGCGCACGGTCGAACGTGCGCACGCTGCCGTCCGGCAACGTCACGTTGACCGCGCCGCCGGTCGGCGACGCTTCGGAAATGGGTTGCGGCAGTTCCATGACGGGACCGGCTCCGGATTCCTCTCGTGGCATGAAATAGGGCGCCGGAAACTAGCGTAAAGGAGCCGTCGCCGCCACCACTTTTCAAGCCATTCGGCGGTCGGCTGGACTCGCCTCGCGCAATAGGTTAGCTGAGGACGATGACCGACAGCGACTCGCATGGCGCGGAGCCGGCGCCCCGCCTCGAACGGGCGGACGGCGGCTGGATATCGCATCGCCGCAACCCGGGCTCGGGTCCGGGCGTGGTCTTCCTGCCCGGTTTCCGGTCCGACATGGCCGGCACCAAGGCCGCCGTGCTCGACGCCTACTGCCGCGCGCGAGGCCAAGCCTATCTGCGGTTCGATTACAGCGGCCACGGCGAATCCTCGGGAAAACTCACCGACGGAACAATCGGTGTCTGGGCGGCGGACGCGGTCGAAACGCTCGATGCCTTGACCGAGGGACCGCAGGTGCTGGTCGGCTCATCGATGGGCGGTTGGACCATGCTGTTGGCGGCACTCGCCCGGCCGGAGCGGATCGCCGGGCTGGTCGGCATCGCGCCGGCGCCGGATTTTACCGAGGACCTGATCTGGTCGGTGGCCGACGACGCGATGAAGGCGGCATTGGAAACCGAGGGGGTGTGGCATGAGCCCTCCCAATACGACGACGAGCCGACGCCGATCACCCGCGCCCTGGTCGAGGACGGGCGCAATCATCTCTTGCTGCGCGCGCCGATCCCGCTTTCCTGTCCGGTTCGCCTGATCCACGGCATGAAGGACCCGGACGTGCCGTGGCAGACCTCGTTGCGAATCGCCGACCGCCTCGCCTCGACCGACGTCGAGATCACCTTGATCAAGGACGGCGACCACCGGTTGTCCGAGGCGGCGGATCTGGCGCGGTTGACGGATACCCTCGGCCGCTTGCTCGATCAGTTGTCGGCGTAATCGGCAAGCAGCGCACGCAGCCCGGTCCTGTAGTCGGGATAGCGCAGCACGACGCCGAGCTCGTCCTTGATGCGATCGTTTCGCACCCGCTTGTTGTCGCGATAGAAGCTCAACGCCATCGGCGACATCTCCGCCTCCGCTTGATGAAACGGGATCAGCGGCGGCGGCGCCACGTCCAACAGCTCGCAGGCGAAGGCGATGACCTCGTCGGGCGGCGCCGGGTCGTCGTCGCACACGTTGTAGACCCGGCCCGGGTTCGGATCGGCCATCGACCGCGCCAATGTTTCGGCGATGTCCTCGACCGCGATGCGGGAGAACACCTGGCCCGCCTTATGGATACGCCGGGCGCGGCCCTGTCGCACCGTCTCCAGCGCGTTGCGTCCGGGACCGTAAATTCCGGCCAGGCGGAACAGATGGACCGGACGGTCGTGGTCCCACCATAGATCCTGCCACTGCGCTTCCGCGGTCACCCGCCGCGCGCCGCGCGCGCCGGTCGGCTCCAGTGCCGAGCCCTCGTCGACCCAGCCGCCGCCGCGGTCGCCATAGACCCCGGTGGTCGATAGGTAACCGATCCAATCGACATCGCTCGCCTCGGCGAGATCCTCGAAATGATATCGCAGCACCGGGTCGCCGTCGGCATCGGGCGGCACCGAGCTCAACACATGCGTGGCATCGCTGAACAGGGCCGCGGCATCGGCGAGCGGGGCCGTGCCGTCGAAAATGTGAGCCTCGATCCCGGCCCCGCGCAGCGCTGCTTGTTTGTCGGCCGAGCGGCAAGTTCCGGCGACCGTCCCGCCTCGCGCCAGGACGCGGTCGGCCAGCGTCCGCGCGCTGAAGCCCAGTCCGAAGCAAAACAGGTGCGGCGCGGATTTTGGTCGCGGCATGGGATCGCTCCTTCGGCCTTGAAATCGCCACCAAGTCCATCAACTCTACGGGGACCTTCCAGCGAGAGACAAGACATTGCGCCCTCAGCGTTATCCCCTTCTTGCGGTTTGCCTGGCCGCGGCCCTTGGCGCGCCAACACCGGCGGGCGCGGCGAGCGAGCAAAGCGACGCACGGCGCTACGCCCAGTGCATCGAACAGGCCGAGCGCAGCCCCGACGCGGCGTTCGAGAACGCGATGGCGTGGAGTTACCAGGGCGGCGGTTTTCCGGCCCGCCACTGCGCGGCGACCGCGCTGCTCAGCCTCGAACACTATGCCCAGGCCGCGACTCGGCTCGAGCAACTGGCCCAGGACATGGTCGGCGACGAAGCCCGGTTGCGCCCCGCCGTCCTGCGCCAGGCGGGCGATGCCTGGATGCTCCATGGCGACCTCGGCCGCAGCGCCACCAACTACGACGCCGCGCTCACCTTGCAACCCGGCTACGACGCGGCGCTGGTCGGCCGCAGCACGGTCCTCGCCCTCGGCGGCAAATACTGGGAAGCGATCGACGACCTCAACGCCGTGATCGAGACCGATGCCAAAAACGTCGAAGCGCTGGTCATGCGCGCCACCGCCTATCGCTTTGTCGAGAACGCCGAGTTGGCGATGCAGGATGTCGAGCGCGCCCTCGCCTTGCAGCCCGACAATCTTGGCGCCCTGCTCGAGCGCGGCAATCTGTATCGGCTCATCGGTGACGACGCGGCGGCGCGGGCCGACTGGATCAAGCTGCTGCAGACCGATCCCGAATCGATCCCCGCCGATGCCGCCCGCGCCAACCTTGAAAAGCTCGACGTCAAGATCGAGGACTAACGACTGCGCGCATAGGGCCGCCAATCCCGCGAGCCGTAGGAGTGTCCGTCGTAGATAGAAACTGGAAACTTGACATATGTATGCAACACGCATATATTTATCTCATGACGGCACGAACGATGAATCTCTTAGGCGCGTTGGCGTTGGTCCTTACCGACGACATGCGTGCCGCCGTCGAGGAGCGCGCGACCCGCGGCGCCAACGCTCCGGCGGCGATCGTATCGATCGGCTGG
This portion of the Alphaproteobacteria bacterium genome encodes:
- a CDS encoding paraquat-inducible protein A; translation: MNNANNPARPLVRRLAALFDDHLAWWLGGTAILLVAGWLLPVMTVKTMVVFSDQVSILDGTFRLLDSGDIMLFLIVFVFTILFPAIKLIVAATVLRKLDRASGRLHRLLGWIEALGRWSMLDVFVAALLVVVIKLSMVSDVVIHSGLYVFAAAVVLSIVVVRRVARRARTAAIGADGGDRQPQVSGEPE
- a CDS encoding GFA family protein, with amino-acid sequence MKIDGGCHCGYLTYRAEVDPGDVIICHCTDCQTLSGTAFRTVVFAPDSDFAFVTGAPKIYVKTAESGRPRAQAFCPECGTPIYSADPGEGPKLLGLRAGTVRQRNTLRPAKQLWTRSALDWIDDVAAIERVERQ
- a CDS encoding helix-turn-helix transcriptional regulator; this encodes MNDHQAAIGLSALGNETRLHLFRLLVKAGPDGLTVGRIQRHLDVPASTLAHHIARLAQAGLIEQRKDGREVICTAGYRQMTDLVAYVMRECCEGLPIELGNMPGSVEMATAG
- a CDS encoding permease; the encoded protein is MADFSVTTRASDGGRSGLTRLVDPVWGLTAAIVVLLLLVDRAQGVDSIAFVLGALIDILPFLAVAIGAAAYAKASGADALIARAFQGRIALMILAAALIGALSPFCSCGVIPLIAALLAMGVPLAAVMAFWLSSPIMDPSMFVLTAGTLGLPFALAKTAAAVGLGLFGGFGILAGQRLGMFEAPLRDGIAGDGCAARRLTTPSDVAWTFWNAADRRTTFGREALSSFLFLAKWLTIAFLLESLMMAYVPAGWIATAVGGDGVGPIVIAALVGIPAYLNGYAALPLVGGLIESGMSPGAGMAFLVAGGVSSIPAAVAVYALVKAPVFTAYLGFALIGSILAGVVFLAI
- a CDS encoding MHS family MFS transporter, whose amino-acid sequence is MMKDAIDEPGGSDTRPTEATPRTIFACTIGNVLEWYDFTAYGFLAVFIGSEFFPSSDPVASLLAAFGVLAAGYAARPIGSVIYGHLGDRRGRKPTMILAMSIMGVATVLIGLLPTYTQIGVAAAVLLVLLRVAQGISVAGEYSSSAVLLVEKAPSARRGFIGSWIAFGNLAGCLLGSGVASLTSTVLGDAVMGDWGWRLPFLFGGVIAVVGIVVRRRLGESPAMPKPEDVARSPVVEAVRFHWREILTIIGLCLPIAVGYFIIFVYAASYLTDQMHFTTAEAMDINTISLVALSLFIPITGLCSDLIGRKPVLFIAQIGTVILAWPMWSLMHEPALGMVLLGQTALAVINGMGWAMTIPVMIEFLPAKVRCSGAGIGYNLCLGIFGGTTPWVATYLVQRTGDAYAPIYYLIAAALISCGAVLSMREMARRPLPA
- a CDS encoding translation initiation factor IF-3 translates to MNAQPVREGPRANEQITASDIRLIDQNGENVGLVSAARGRQMAEEAGLDLVEISPNSDPPVCKILDLGKLKYETQKRKNEARKKQKTIDVKEIKMRPGIEDHDYEVKMRNMVRFLGEGDKVKVTLRFRGRELAHQDLGARVLDRVREDLDEIAKVEQFPKMEGRQMVMVIAPR
- the thrS gene encoding threonine--tRNA ligase, whose amino-acid sequence is MELPQPISEASPTGGAVNVTLPDGSVRTFDRAPSGAEVAADIGPGLAKAAMAVRVDGVMRDLAAVIDRDAHVSIVTAKDPDALELLRHDAAHVMAEAVKELYPDTQVTIGPAIEDGFYYDFARPDPFTPDDLETIEARMREIVARDETITREIWKRQDAIAYFEGADELYKAEIIRDLPEDEAISIYRQGDFLDLCVGPHLPSTGKLGRAFKLMKVAGAYWRGDSRNEMLQRIYGTAWADDKQLAAYLHRLEEAERRDHRRLGREMNLFHQQEEAAGSVFWHPKGWTLYRTCEAYMRRRLDAAGYVEVKTPQLVDRALWESSGHWEKFRENMFTTEADDEHILALKPMNCPCHVQIFKQGIKSYRDLPLKMAEFGSCHRNEPSGALHGLMRVRAFTQDDAHIFCTEDQITAETEKFCTLLMSIYRDFGFDDVIIRFADRPPVRAGSDATWDKAETALKDAVEAAGMTWELNPGDGAFYGPKLDFVLRDAIGREWQCGTWQVDFVLPERLDATYVAEDGQKHRPVMLHRAILGSFERFIGVLIEHYAGRFPLWLAPVQAVVATITGDADDYARDVAAEMAVAGLRVETDLRNEKINYKVREHSLAKVPVIVVVGNREAKERSVALRRLGGKAQEILALGEAVTTLSEEARSPVA
- a CDS encoding alpha/beta hydrolase — protein: MTDSDSHGAEPAPRLERADGGWISHRRNPGSGPGVVFLPGFRSDMAGTKAAVLDAYCRARGQAYLRFDYSGHGESSGKLTDGTIGVWAADAVETLDALTEGPQVLVGSSMGGWTMLLAALARPERIAGLVGIAPAPDFTEDLIWSVADDAMKAALETEGVWHEPSQYDDEPTPITRALVEDGRNHLLLRAPIPLSCPVRLIHGMKDPDVPWQTSLRIADRLASTDVEITLIKDGDHRLSEAADLARLTDTLGRLLDQLSA
- a CDS encoding SDR family oxidoreductase; the encoded protein is MPRPKSAPHLFCFGLGFSARTLADRVLARGGTVAGTCRSADKQAALRGAGIEAHIFDGTAPLADAAALFSDATHVLSSVPPDADGDPVLRYHFEDLAEASDVDWIGYLSTTGVYGDRGGGWVDEGSALEPTGARGARRVTAEAQWQDLWWDHDRPVHLFRLAGIYGPGRNALETVRQGRARRIHKAGQVFSRIAVEDIAETLARSMADPNPGRVYNVCDDDPAPPDEVIAFACELLDVAPPPLIPFHQAEAEMSPMALSFYRDNKRVRNDRIKDELGVVLRYPDYRTGLRALLADYADN